In the Flagellimonas sp. HMM57 genome, one interval contains:
- the secA gene encoding preprotein translocase subunit SecA: MSFINSVLKVFVGDKSEKDVKSLQPLVKEIRSFEQQLEGLTHDELREKTVSFKSKIQEDSKEITDKIASLQEEVLNSTDIDRNEEIYSEIDKLNEEAYKISENTLNTILPEAFAVVKETAKRFASNETITVTATEFDRSLSGSKDYVTLDADKAIWKNSWDAAGKEVTWDMVHYDVQLIGGIALHQGKIAEMQTGEGKTLVATLPLYLNALSGKGAHLVTVNDYLAKRDSAWMAPIFEFHGLSVECIDKHQPNSDGRRGAYNADITYGTNNEFGFDYLRDNMAHTPGDLVQRPHHYSIVDEVDSVLVDDARTPLIISGPVPEGDRHEFNELKPNVSDIVQKQRQHLTGVLAEAKKLIKEGDTKEGGFLLLRVYRGLPKNKALIKFLSEEGVKQLLQKTENFYMQDNNREMPKVDADLLFTIEEKNNQIELTDKGVDYLSGDENKDFFVMPDIGGEIAKIEAQNLEIEKEAELKEALFKEFAVKSERIHTMSQLLKAYTLFEKDVEYVVMDNKVMIVDEQTGRIMDGRRYSDGLHQAIEAKENVKIEAMTQTFATVTLQNYFRMYNKLSGMTGTAVTEAGEFWEIYKLDVMEIPTNRPIARDDRQDLIYKTKREKYNAIIDEVTQLSKSGRPVLIGTTSVEISELLSKLLSVRKVPHNVLNAKLHKKEADIVAEAGNAGIVTIATNMAGRGTDIKLSAEVKAAGGLAIVGTERHDSRRVDRQLRGRSGRQGDPGSSQFYVSLEDNLMRLFGSDRVAKMMDRMGLEEGEVIQHSMMTKSIERAQKKVEENNFGIRKRLLEYDDVMNAQREVVYKRRRHALQGERLKVDIANMIYDTCEVIADTNKAAEDYKNFEFELIKYFSITSPVTEDEFKKMSFQDIANVVYKAAYDFYQQKMERSATVAFQVIKKVYEDQTNKFERIVVPFTDGIKTLNVVTDLEGAYTSDGKQLITDFEKNISLAIIDDSWKTHLRKMDELKQSVQLAVHEQKDPLLIYKFEAFELFKGMIDKVNKEVISFLFKGELPTESTNQIQEARNVRRPKEKLQTSKEEIPNSDEMAAQNRAAGQTQGGRPQVTETIVRDKPKIGRNERVTIKNVMSGESKTVKFKQAEPLLDKGEWVLTED; this comes from the coding sequence ATGAGCTTTATTAATTCCGTACTTAAGGTTTTTGTTGGGGATAAATCCGAGAAGGATGTAAAATCCCTTCAACCTTTAGTAAAAGAGATACGATCTTTTGAACAACAACTTGAAGGATTGACACACGATGAACTGAGAGAAAAAACAGTTTCTTTTAAATCCAAAATACAAGAGGATTCCAAGGAAATCACCGATAAAATAGCATCCTTACAAGAAGAAGTACTCAATTCAACAGATATTGACCGCAACGAAGAGATTTACTCAGAAATTGATAAACTTAACGAAGAAGCCTATAAAATATCTGAAAATACACTGAATACCATTCTTCCCGAAGCGTTCGCCGTGGTAAAAGAAACTGCAAAACGTTTTGCTTCCAACGAGACCATTACCGTTACCGCTACGGAATTCGATAGAAGCCTATCTGGTTCTAAAGACTATGTTACGCTGGATGCCGACAAAGCAATTTGGAAAAACTCATGGGACGCAGCAGGAAAAGAGGTGACCTGGGATATGGTGCACTATGACGTCCAGCTCATAGGTGGTATCGCACTTCACCAAGGAAAAATTGCAGAAATGCAAACCGGGGAAGGGAAAACATTAGTTGCCACACTCCCACTCTATCTAAATGCACTCTCGGGAAAAGGTGCACATTTGGTCACCGTAAACGATTATCTGGCAAAAAGGGATAGCGCTTGGATGGCTCCGATATTTGAGTTTCACGGACTTTCCGTTGAATGTATAGACAAGCACCAGCCCAATTCAGATGGCAGAAGGGGAGCATACAATGCCGATATCACATACGGAACCAATAACGAATTTGGTTTTGATTATCTAAGGGATAATATGGCACATACCCCCGGAGACTTGGTACAACGTCCACACCACTATTCCATTGTGGATGAGGTGGATTCCGTGTTGGTCGATGATGCCCGTACACCCCTGATCATTTCAGGGCCTGTTCCCGAAGGAGACCGTCATGAGTTCAATGAGTTAAAACCAAATGTTTCCGATATAGTTCAAAAACAACGTCAGCATTTAACAGGGGTTTTGGCCGAAGCTAAAAAATTGATAAAAGAGGGTGATACCAAAGAAGGTGGATTTTTGTTGCTTCGCGTTTATCGAGGGTTGCCAAAAAACAAGGCATTAATAAAATTTTTGAGTGAAGAAGGCGTAAAACAGTTGCTACAAAAAACTGAAAACTTCTACATGCAGGACAATAATAGGGAGATGCCAAAGGTAGATGCCGACCTGTTGTTCACAATCGAAGAAAAGAACAATCAAATCGAACTTACAGACAAAGGGGTCGATTATCTTTCTGGAGATGAAAACAAGGACTTTTTTGTAATGCCCGATATTGGTGGGGAAATCGCTAAGATTGAAGCCCAAAATTTGGAAATTGAAAAAGAAGCAGAGCTCAAAGAAGCACTTTTCAAGGAATTTGCGGTCAAGAGTGAGCGTATCCATACCATGAGCCAACTTTTAAAGGCTTACACATTGTTTGAGAAAGATGTGGAATACGTGGTCATGGATAATAAGGTAATGATCGTTGATGAGCAGACGGGACGTATTATGGACGGGCGACGGTATTCGGATGGACTCCATCAAGCTATTGAAGCAAAGGAGAATGTAAAGATTGAGGCAATGACCCAAACCTTTGCTACCGTAACGCTTCAAAATTACTTTAGAATGTACAATAAACTGTCCGGTATGACTGGTACGGCAGTAACAGAAGCAGGGGAATTCTGGGAAATCTATAAGCTGGATGTCATGGAAATCCCCACAAACAGACCAATTGCACGTGACGACAGACAAGACCTTATCTATAAGACAAAGCGCGAAAAATACAACGCAATTATAGACGAAGTGACACAATTGTCCAAATCGGGAAGGCCTGTGCTTATAGGTACAACATCCGTAGAAATATCGGAATTACTTTCCAAACTATTGAGTGTTAGGAAGGTTCCACATAACGTATTGAACGCAAAGCTGCATAAAAAGGAAGCGGATATCGTTGCCGAAGCAGGTAATGCAGGTATTGTTACTATTGCCACAAACATGGCGGGTCGTGGTACGGACATTAAACTATCAGCAGAAGTGAAAGCTGCTGGCGGATTGGCTATTGTAGGTACGGAACGTCATGATTCCAGACGTGTGGACAGACAGCTTCGTGGTCGTTCAGGACGTCAAGGAGACCCTGGAAGCTCACAATTCTATGTTTCCTTGGAAGATAACCTAATGCGTTTGTTCGGTTCTGATAGAGTGGCTAAAATGATGGATAGAATGGGCTTGGAAGAAGGCGAAGTCATTCAGCATTCCATGATGACCAAATCTATAGAACGTGCGCAAAAGAAAGTCGAAGAGAACAACTTTGGTATACGTAAACGCCTTTTGGAGTACGATGATGTTATGAACGCCCAACGAGAGGTTGTTTACAAAAGACGTAGACATGCGTTACAAGGTGAACGCCTGAAAGTAGACATTGCCAATATGATCTATGACACCTGCGAGGTCATTGCGGATACGAACAAAGCAGCGGAAGATTATAAAAACTTCGAATTCGAACTTATTAAATACTTTTCCATCACTTCACCAGTGACCGAAGATGAATTTAAGAAAATGAGTTTTCAGGATATCGCCAATGTGGTTTACAAGGCTGCTTACGACTTCTATCAGCAAAAAATGGAGCGAAGTGCTACTGTGGCATTTCAGGTCATTAAAAAGGTCTATGAGGACCAAACCAATAAATTTGAGCGCATCGTAGTTCCATTCACGGATGGTATTAAGACGTTGAATGTGGTTACTGATCTTGAAGGAGCCTATACCAGTGATGGCAAGCAGTTGATCACGGATTTTGAGAAAAATATTTCTCTTGCCATTATCGATGATTCCTGGAAGACGCATTTGCGTAAAATGGATGAATTGAAACAATCCGTACAATTGGCGGTACATGAGCAAAAAGACCCCCTTCTAATCTATAAGTTTGAAGCTTTTGAACTTTTTAAGGGAATGATCGATAAAGTGAACAAAGAAGTAATTTCGTTCTTGTTCAAGGGAGAACTGCCAACGGAGAGTACAAATCAAATTCAAGAAGCAAGAAACGTTAGAAGGCCCAAGGAAAAATTACAGACTTCCAAAGAAGAAATTCCAAATAGCGATGAAATGGCAGCACAAAATAGAGCTGCGGGACAAACGCAAGGCGGAAGACCTCAAGTAACCGAAACCATCGTGAGAGACAAGCCTAAAATAGGCAGAAATGAAAGGGTTACCATAAAAAATGTAATGTCCGGAGAGAGTAAAACAGTCAAATTCAAACAGGCTGAACCACTACTGGATAAAGGTGAATGGGTATTGACCGAAGATTAA
- a CDS encoding DUF2795 domain-containing protein: MYWTLELASYLSDAPWPATKDELIDYAIRTGAPLEVVENLQSMEEEGGEIYESIEEIWPDYPTEEDYLWNEDEY, translated from the coding sequence ATGTACTGGACATTAGAACTAGCTTCATATTTAAGTGATGCGCCTTGGCCAGCCACCAAAGACGAATTAATAGATTATGCCATCCGTACCGGAGCGCCGTTGGAAGTTGTAGAAAACCTACAATCAATGGAAGAGGAAGGTGGTGAAATTTACGAGTCCATCGAGGAAATTTGGCCCGATTATCCCACCGAGGAAGATTACCTCTGGAATGAGGATGAGTATTAA
- a CDS encoding cob(I)yrinic acid a,c-diamide adenosyltransferase, whose amino-acid sequence MKIYTKTGDKATTALFTGKRVPKHHIRIESYGTIDELNSYLGLLRDQEINVKAKEILALTQNKLFTVGAILATEPNKENRLKIPRIKADDIELLEREMDRMNEELPEMTHFILPGGHTTVSHCHVARTVCRRAERMISYLHENEPVPEGVLMYVNRLSDYLFVLARKLSNELQADEVKWIPEKLD is encoded by the coding sequence ATGAAAATATACACTAAGACAGGCGATAAAGCCACTACAGCACTTTTTACAGGGAAGCGGGTACCTAAGCATCATATCCGAATAGAAAGTTATGGCACCATAGACGAGCTAAACTCATACCTGGGTTTGTTAAGAGATCAAGAAATAAATGTAAAAGCAAAGGAGATTCTTGCCTTGACCCAGAATAAACTTTTTACGGTCGGAGCTATCTTGGCCACCGAGCCCAATAAAGAAAATCGTTTGAAGATTCCTAGAATTAAGGCTGATGATATTGAGCTATTGGAACGTGAAATGGATAGAATGAACGAAGAGCTTCCAGAAATGACCCATTTTATTTTACCAGGTGGACACACGACCGTGTCACACTGTCATGTTGCCAGAACGGTTTGTCGTAGGGCCGAACGCATGATATCCTATCTACATGAAAATGAACCTGTACCAGAAGGTGTTTTAATGTATGTAAATCGTCTCTCTGACTATCTGTTTGTATTGGCACGAAAGTTGTCAAATGAGTTACAAGCGGACGAAGTAAAATGGATTCCTGAGAAATTGGACTAA
- a CDS encoding ABC-F family ATP-binding cassette domain-containing protein has translation MNLLTVENISKSYGELVLFSDISFGINKDQKIALIAKNGSGKTSILNIISGKDSSETGQITSRKGTKIAFLEQEPNLNPNLTVEETIFATDNEILKVIANYESAVQNPDDAERYQKAFEAMERLNAWDFETQYKQILFKLHLNQLNLKVSKLSGGQKKRLALANVLLNKPDLLILDEPTNHLDLEMIEWLEAYFTKENITLFMVTHDRYFLERVCNEIIELDNNQLYSYKGNYSYYLREKEARMEREAVEQHKSKLLFKKELDWMRRQPKARTTKSKSRIDDFKEIKQKAHQRRVEYQVQLELNMERLGSKILELHNISKSFGDKVILEKFDYNFTKGERVGIIGQNGTGKSTFLNIITQKEEVDGGKVVVGDTLKFGYYTQKGISVKEGQKVIDVIREFGDFIPLKKGRQISAQQLLERFLFDRKKQYDFVEKLSGGERKRLYLCTVLIQNPNFLILDEPTNDLDIVTLNVLESFLLDFPGCLMVVSHDRYFMDKIVDHLFIFKGEGIIEDFPGNYSDYRAYESSKVQAERDSKNNGREKIEKTHWKEKDTTQKLSYSEQKEHSRLEKEIQKLEEQKALVQNKFTEPDLNGDEIAKLSIELKEISDTIEEKTERWFELSAILEG, from the coding sequence ATGAATCTGCTAACGGTAGAGAACATATCCAAATCTTATGGGGAACTGGTTCTTTTTTCCGATATCTCCTTCGGAATAAATAAAGACCAGAAAATTGCCCTAATCGCTAAAAACGGCAGCGGAAAGACATCCATATTAAACATTATTTCGGGCAAGGACAGTTCAGAAACAGGGCAAATCACCTCTAGGAAAGGAACCAAAATCGCTTTTTTGGAACAGGAACCCAACTTAAATCCTAACCTAACCGTTGAAGAAACCATTTTTGCGACGGACAATGAAATTTTAAAAGTTATAGCCAATTACGAAAGTGCCGTTCAGAATCCAGACGATGCGGAGCGGTATCAAAAAGCGTTCGAGGCCATGGAAAGACTCAATGCTTGGGATTTTGAAACACAGTATAAACAGATTCTGTTCAAACTTCACCTAAATCAGCTCAATTTAAAAGTAAGCAAGCTTTCTGGAGGGCAAAAAAAACGCTTGGCCTTGGCCAATGTACTTTTAAACAAACCAGATTTACTCATTCTAGACGAGCCTACAAACCATTTGGATTTAGAAATGATAGAATGGCTCGAAGCGTATTTTACCAAGGAGAACATCACACTTTTTATGGTAACGCACGATCGCTATTTTTTAGAGCGCGTATGTAATGAAATCATTGAACTGGACAATAATCAATTGTATAGTTACAAAGGAAATTATTCGTATTACTTGCGCGAAAAAGAGGCACGTATGGAACGTGAAGCCGTAGAACAGCACAAATCCAAATTGCTTTTTAAAAAAGAGTTGGATTGGATGCGCAGGCAGCCCAAGGCTAGAACGACCAAATCCAAGTCTAGAATTGACGATTTTAAAGAAATAAAACAGAAGGCCCATCAAAGAAGGGTCGAGTACCAAGTACAGTTAGAACTGAACATGGAACGCTTGGGAAGTAAGATTTTGGAACTTCACAATATTTCCAAATCGTTTGGCGACAAAGTGATTTTGGAAAAATTCGATTACAATTTTACCAAAGGGGAACGTGTTGGAATAATTGGTCAAAACGGAACAGGGAAATCTACTTTTTTAAACATCATTACCCAAAAAGAGGAAGTGGACGGAGGTAAAGTTGTTGTTGGCGACACCTTAAAGTTTGGCTATTATACCCAAAAAGGAATTTCTGTAAAAGAAGGGCAAAAAGTAATCGATGTAATCCGAGAGTTTGGAGATTTTATTCCCCTGAAAAAAGGCAGACAAATCTCTGCGCAACAACTATTGGAGCGTTTCCTGTTTGATAGAAAGAAACAGTACGATTTTGTGGAAAAACTTAGTGGCGGGGAACGTAAACGACTCTATTTGTGCACAGTGCTGATTCAAAATCCCAATTTTCTTATTTTGGACGAACCCACGAACGATCTGGATATTGTTACTTTGAACGTTCTGGAAAGCTTTCTGTTGGATTTTCCAGGATGCCTAATGGTAGTATCTCACGACCGCTATTTTATGGATAAAATAGTGGATCACTTGTTCATTTTTAAGGGAGAAGGCATCATTGAGGATTTTCCAGGGAACTACTCGGACTATAGAGCCTATGAAAGTAGTAAGGTCCAAGCGGAACGTGATTCCAAGAACAATGGTCGGGAAAAAATTGAAAAGACCCATTGGAAAGAGAAAGACACTACCCAAAAACTATCGTATTCAGAACAAAAAGAACACAGCAGGTTAGAAAAAGAAATCCAAAAATTAGAGGAGCAAAAGGCACTGGTACAGAATAAATTTACTGAACCTGATTTGAATGGCGATGAAATAGCAAAACTCTCCATTGAGCTAAAAGAAATTTCAGATACGATAGAAGAAAAAACAGAACGTTGGTTTGAGCTTTCGGCAATTTTAGAGGGATAA
- a CDS encoding DUF4105 domain-containing protein: protein MTQRIFFLLVLFLVGKNLLSQVPALTEKSTISLLTCASGDELYYAFGHSAFRVQDPGLGIDVVYNYGTFDFDRPNFYLNFVKGKLVYSLSRRTFDTFLYEYELEKRWVKEQILDLTLEERRKLLVFFENNFLPENRDYLYDPLLNNCSSITGDILVQQYGDAIVFKDSHLEKKYTFRELVRQHLNLNSWDMFGIDLAFGSVVDRKATIQEHMFLPYYAMEQIRNTTKDGKPLLKRERSVLDYEERTRNGFFPASPIFWFTLLLLFTVVVTYLDNKHKTRSLWLDFSLFLVTGLIGSFMLLLWFATDHTSTPNNFNVLWALPFNLIVAFIFTGKSTLPKWLPKYLWSALALFGILVILWIVRVQLFSPVLIPILLTLALRYGYLLKFSKL, encoded by the coding sequence ATGACACAAAGGATTTTCTTTTTGTTGGTACTGTTTTTGGTAGGAAAAAATTTGCTTTCGCAAGTTCCTGCCCTTACTGAAAAATCCACGATAAGTCTACTTACATGTGCCTCTGGCGACGAACTTTACTACGCATTTGGCCATAGTGCGTTCCGGGTACAAGACCCGGGCCTGGGAATCGACGTGGTGTACAACTACGGTACTTTCGACTTTGACAGGCCCAATTTTTATCTAAATTTTGTAAAAGGAAAATTGGTCTATTCGCTTTCCAGAAGAACCTTTGATACTTTTCTTTATGAATACGAACTCGAAAAAAGGTGGGTCAAAGAACAAATTTTAGACTTAACACTTGAAGAACGTAGAAAACTGCTTGTTTTTTTTGAAAATAATTTTTTACCTGAAAACAGAGACTATTTATACGATCCTTTATTAAACAACTGTTCCAGTATTACAGGGGATATTTTAGTACAGCAGTACGGTGATGCCATCGTTTTCAAAGATTCACATTTAGAGAAAAAATATACGTTCAGGGAATTGGTGCGCCAACATCTAAATCTAAATTCTTGGGATATGTTTGGGATTGATCTGGCCTTTGGCTCCGTAGTCGATCGCAAAGCAACCATACAAGAGCATATGTTTCTGCCCTACTACGCCATGGAACAAATACGGAATACCACAAAAGATGGAAAACCATTATTGAAACGGGAACGTAGTGTTCTGGACTATGAAGAGCGCACCCGAAATGGATTTTTTCCTGCATCCCCAATATTTTGGTTTACACTATTATTATTATTTACTGTGGTTGTGACCTATCTGGATAACAAGCACAAAACACGCAGTCTGTGGTTGGATTTTTCACTGTTCTTGGTCACTGGACTTATAGGAAGTTTTATGCTTTTACTCTGGTTTGCCACAGACCACACCTCTACTCCAAATAATTTTAATGTGTTATGGGCACTTCCATTCAATTTAATAGTTGCTTTTATTTTTACAGGAAAAAGTACATTGCCAAAGTGGCTGCCAAAATATCTATGGTCCGCTCTAGCATTATTTGGAATATTAGTGATTCTATGGATTGTAAGAGTTCAATTATTTTCACCAGTTCTGATTCCCATACTTTTGACCTTGGCCTTACGGTATGGCTATCTCCTTAAATTTTCAAAGCTGTAA
- a CDS encoding phosphatidylcholine/phosphatidylserine synthase, translating to MKQYIPNFITLLNLFSGCVAAVYAVLNHLELAALFVSLGILFDFFDGLAARVLNVQSEVGIQLDSLADMVTSGLVPGIVMFQLLQMSETGGWNLGFMGHETDMTALPFVGFIITLGSAYRLAKFNIDENQVSSFIGLPTPANALLILSLPLILLYHNNNVLNTIILNEWFLIGLTCLSTFLLNSKIELFALKFKNWSFKDNAVRYLFLIGSLVLLFTLRFLAIPIIIFLYIATSFLSKKD from the coding sequence ATGAAACAATACATTCCCAATTTTATCACCTTGCTCAATCTTTTTAGTGGTTGTGTTGCTGCGGTGTATGCCGTTCTCAACCATCTAGAGTTGGCGGCGCTCTTTGTTTCTCTTGGGATTCTTTTTGATTTTTTTGATGGTTTGGCCGCTAGGGTTTTAAATGTACAGAGCGAAGTTGGAATTCAGTTGGATTCTTTGGCGGATATGGTCACAAGCGGATTAGTTCCTGGAATCGTAATGTTTCAGTTATTGCAAATGTCAGAGACTGGTGGATGGAATTTAGGGTTTATGGGCCATGAAACTGATATGACAGCACTTCCTTTCGTCGGGTTTATTATTACGCTGGGTTCGGCATATCGCTTGGCAAAATTCAACATAGATGAAAATCAGGTTTCTTCTTTCATTGGCCTGCCAACTCCAGCAAATGCCCTTTTAATTCTATCCTTGCCCTTGATTTTGCTCTATCACAATAATAATGTACTCAATACTATTATTTTAAACGAGTGGTTTTTGATAGGCCTCACTTGTTTGAGTACTTTTCTGCTTAATTCCAAGATTGAACTCTTTGCATTAAAGTTTAAGAACTGGAGTTTTAAGGATAATGCCGTTCGGTACCTTTTTTTGATAGGTAGTTTGGTTTTATTGTTTACGTTACGGTTTTTGGCAATACCCATTATTATTTTCCTATACATTGCCACTTCATTTTTGTCAAAGAAAGATTAA
- a CDS encoding DUF4198 domain-containing protein, translated as MKRGIFTFILATILIVFSSHELFLKTDAYFLNSGQASELYLFNGTFDKSENTITRDRISDARIIGPDYETKVSEEDYYDKDNITYLKFTSGGEGTYAAGISTLPRMIELDADKFNEYLDHEGLEDVIEQRKKEGSFNSGAKEKYSKHVKMLFQVGEERTTHFNTVYGFPIEFVPLENPYEAKVGESVSFKLLSGGVPLTNHTVHYSTSVPEKDAHENENSTRTDNNGIVKMTPTEAGKWYVATIHMVKSDEKDVDYESNWATLTFAVK; from the coding sequence ATGAAAAGAGGAATTTTTACATTCATTTTAGCGACGATTTTAATAGTTTTTTCTTCCCATGAGCTGTTTTTAAAAACAGATGCTTACTTTTTGAACTCGGGACAAGCAAGTGAACTATATCTTTTCAACGGAACATTTGATAAAAGTGAAAATACCATTACAAGGGATAGAATTTCCGATGCAAGAATTATAGGCCCTGATTACGAAACGAAGGTGAGCGAAGAAGACTATTATGATAAGGACAATATCACGTATCTCAAGTTTACTTCTGGTGGTGAAGGTACCTATGCCGCTGGGATATCAACTTTGCCCAGAATGATAGAATTGGATGCTGATAAATTTAATGAATACCTTGATCATGAAGGTTTGGAAGATGTAATCGAACAACGAAAAAAAGAGGGCTCTTTTAACTCGGGAGCAAAGGAGAAGTATTCCAAACATGTAAAGATGCTTTTTCAGGTAGGTGAGGAAAGAACAACACATTTTAATACTGTTTATGGTTTTCCGATAGAATTTGTTCCACTTGAGAATCCCTATGAAGCGAAAGTGGGAGAAAGTGTATCATTCAAACTTTTGAGTGGAGGAGTGCCATTGACCAATCATACAGTGCATTATAGCACCTCAGTACCCGAAAAGGATGCTCATGAAAATGAAAATTCCACTAGAACGGATAACAACGGAATCGTGAAAATGACACCTACAGAAGCGGGGAAGTGGTACGTAGCAACAATCCATATGGTTAAAAGTGATGAAAAGGATGTAGACTATGAGTCTAATTGGGCGACGTTGACCTTTGCCGTGAAGTAA
- the lptB gene encoding LPS export ABC transporter ATP-binding protein translates to MKLRADNIMKAYRGRKVVKGISLEVNQGEIVGLLGPNGAGKTTSFYMIVGLIKPNGGNIYLDDMEITNFPMYKRAQNGIGYLAQEASVFRKLSIEKNILSVLQLTKLSKKEQHMKMESLIDEFGLGHIRKNRGDLLSGGERRRTEIARALATDPKFILLDEPFAGVDPVAVEDIQRIVAQLKNKNIGILITDHNVQETLAITERSYLMFEGGILKAGVPEDLAKDEMVRKVYLGQNFELRKKKLDF, encoded by the coding sequence ATGAAATTAAGAGCTGATAATATAATGAAGGCCTACCGTGGCCGAAAAGTGGTAAAAGGAATTTCCCTTGAGGTAAACCAAGGTGAAATTGTTGGTCTATTAGGACCTAACGGTGCTGGCAAAACCACTTCCTTCTATATGATCGTTGGACTCATTAAGCCCAATGGTGGTAATATTTATTTGGATGACATGGAGATTACTAATTTCCCCATGTACAAAAGAGCCCAAAACGGTATTGGGTACCTGGCCCAAGAAGCTTCTGTTTTTCGTAAGTTGAGTATAGAAAAAAATATTCTTAGTGTGCTGCAACTTACCAAGTTGAGCAAGAAGGAACAGCACATGAAAATGGAATCCCTAATCGATGAGTTTGGCCTAGGGCATATTCGTAAAAATAGAGGTGATTTGTTGTCTGGTGGTGAGCGAAGACGTACAGAAATTGCCCGAGCACTTGCCACCGACCCAAAGTTCATACTCTTGGATGAACCTTTTGCAGGTGTGGACCCCGTAGCTGTTGAAGATATTCAACGTATTGTAGCACAGTTAAAAAATAAAAACATAGGTATTTTGATTACCGACCATAATGTACAAGAAACCTTGGCCATAACCGAACGTTCTTATTTAATGTTCGAAGGAGGTATCTTAAAGGCTGGGGTTCCAGAAGATTTGGCAAAAGATGAAATGGTACGTAAAGTTTACCTTGGCCAAAACTTTGAGCTACGTAAAAAGAAGTTGGATTTTTAA
- a CDS encoding carboxymuconolactone decarboxylase family protein codes for MQNKVEEFNAYRAKMNDKLLAENNKLIKRIFNLDTNAYMAGALDVKTKELLGLVASAVLRCDDCVKYHLESSKKEGATKEEVMETLGIATLVGGTIVVPHLRRAYEFWEALEENDA; via the coding sequence ATGCAAAATAAAGTAGAAGAGTTCAATGCATATCGTGCCAAAATGAACGATAAGCTATTGGCTGAAAACAACAAACTCATCAAACGTATTTTTAATCTAGACACCAATGCATATATGGCGGGTGCTCTAGATGTAAAAACAAAGGAACTATTAGGCCTTGTGGCCTCTGCTGTCCTTCGCTGTGATGATTGTGTAAAATATCATTTAGAAAGTTCCAAAAAAGAGGGAGCAACCAAAGAAGAGGTTATGGAAACTTTGGGAATCGCAACTTTGGTCGGTGGCACAATAGTAGTACCCCATTTGCGAAGGGCATATGAGTTTTGGGAGGCATTGGAAGAAAACGATGCTTAA
- the tatC gene encoding twin-arginine translocase subunit TatC, with protein sequence MAKVTNNPDEMSFLDHLEELRWHLIRSVLAIVIIACGAFVMKDFIFDTVIFGPKKMDFPTYEFFCTIATFFGIDSEFCADTLPFTIQNRTMAGQFSAHIWTSIWAGFIIAFPYVLWELWRFISPGLHANERKHSRGFILVASALFFMGVLFGYYVVAPLSINFLGTYQVSKEVLNEIDISSFIATVRASVIACGIMFELPILIYFLTKVGLVTPEILRKYRKIALVVVLILSAVITPPDVASQIVVSVPVLVLYQISIYISKVVVKNEAKRAKRNAK encoded by the coding sequence ATGGCAAAAGTGACAAACAACCCAGATGAGATGTCCTTCCTAGACCATTTGGAAGAATTGCGGTGGCATTTGATAAGATCCGTACTGGCAATTGTCATCATTGCATGTGGGGCATTTGTTATGAAAGATTTCATTTTTGATACGGTCATTTTTGGACCTAAGAAAATGGATTTTCCAACGTATGAGTTCTTTTGTACAATAGCTACATTTTTTGGAATAGATTCTGAGTTCTGCGCCGACACCCTACCCTTTACAATTCAGAATAGAACTATGGCAGGGCAATTTTCCGCTCATATATGGACTTCTATCTGGGCTGGTTTTATTATTGCATTCCCCTATGTTTTGTGGGAACTATGGCGTTTTATAAGTCCTGGCCTGCATGCAAATGAACGTAAACATTCCAGAGGTTTCATTTTAGTAGCTTCGGCTCTTTTTTTTATGGGCGTGCTGTTTGGTTACTATGTTGTGGCACCCTTATCCATCAATTTTTTGGGCACATATCAAGTAAGTAAAGAGGTACTCAATGAAATTGATATAAGTTCCTTTATTGCTACAGTGAGGGCATCCGTAATAGCCTGCGGAATCATGTTCGAATTACCGATTCTTATTTATTTTTTGACCAAAGTTGGTTTGGTAACTCCAGAAATCCTGAGAAAGTACAGGAAAATAGCCTTGGTAGTGGTACTTATTCTATCTGCAGTGATAACGCCGCCAGATGTTGCCAGCCAAATAGTAGTTTCAGTTCCTGTGCTAGTTTTATATCAAATAAGCATCTACATTTCGAAAGTAGTTGTAAAAAACGAAGCTAAAAGAGCTAAAAGAAATGCAAAATAA